One part of the Engraulis encrasicolus isolate BLACKSEA-1 chromosome 17, IST_EnEncr_1.0, whole genome shotgun sequence genome encodes these proteins:
- the LOC134467808 gene encoding zinc finger MIZ domain-containing protein 1-like isoform X2 → MNPIPSMDRHIQQTNDRLVCIKQHLQNPANFHTAATELLDWCGDPRAFQRPFEQSLMGCLTVVSRVAAQPGFDLDLGYRLLAVCAANRDKFTPKSAALLSSWCEELGRLLLLRHQKSRQGEQQGKVPMQPPMGSMKPGLSHGDGSFPYDSVAWQQNTNQPGSLSVVTTVWGVTNTSQSQVLGNPMASGQNPMNPGGNPMGPSGMSGGNPGLSSGQFPGQQQQFPGKGNSNQQYMQPNMYGRPNYPGGGGYGGSYPGGPNAPGGMGMPPHSRPPSDFTQPAAAAAAAAVAAAAATATATATATVAALQETQNKDMNQYGPMSSSFQMAPNQGYGGQFMNQQGPPRGPPSMGPGGMNPGGPMGGGGGMGGPGMGGPPMGMNQPRPQGMGPFGGHGQRMPQQGYPGPRPQGMPMQGMKRQYPGEGNYGGQQYGPNSQFPPGQQGQYPNPNASRPLPSPNYPGQRMPGQQNSGPYPPPGAPMGQYFKAPRPVGNYPHSPVPGNPTPPMTPGSSMPPYLSPGQDVKPIFPPDIKPNMSALPPPPANPHEELRLTFPVRDGVVLEPFRLEHNLAVSNHVFHLRPSVHQTLMWRSDLELQFKCYHHEDRQMNTNWPASVQVSVNATPLTIERGDNKTSHKPLHLKQVCQPGRNTIQITVTACCCSHLFVLQLVHRPSVRSVLQGLLKKRLLPAEHCITKVKRNFSSVAASSGNTTMNGEDGVEQTAIKVSLKCPITFRRIQLPARGHDCKHVQCFDLESYLQLNCERGTWRCPVCNKTALLEGLEVDQYMWGILNAIQNSEFEEVTIDPTCSWRPVAIKSEMHIKEDPDGPLAKRFKTMSPSQMVMPNVMDMIAQLGPGPSPYPNMSSQQQQQQQGGEYGNQGNNFQGHGGSFDFPHGNAGSSVSDFMHGPPQLSHPPDMASSLMGPDKPLSHSMQDTVPHSISTDSPHNPMQQQQQHHQQQQQGLHGPSHPGTPSGQPLHHGGGGPGGPGVPGGPQPGGPQPGRQQQHHQQQQHPPPQGQPHPHPHPHPHPHPHPQQQHTPQQQQQTQQHQQSQQQQQQQQQQQQQQQQQLSQQGPNSHPSSHPDLGFNPSAGLDGQVPPDMPEPSLDLLPDLANPDDLLSYLDPPDLPSNNNDDLLSLFENN, encoded by the exons cacTGCTGTCGTCCTGGTGTGAGGAGCTGGGTAGGCTGCTGCTCCTCCGGCATCAGAAGTCTCGGCAGGGGGAACAGCAGGGGAAGGTGCCCATGCAGCCGCCCATGGGCTCCATGAAGCCCGGACTCTCACACGG TGACGGGTCATTTCCGTACGACTCGGTTGCCTGGCAACAGAACACCAATCAGCCGGGATCCCTCTCTGTGGTCACCACCGTCTGGGGCGTCACCAACACGTCACAGAGCCAG GTTTTGGGGAACCCTATGGCGAGTGGGCAGAACCCCATGAACCCTGGCGGTAACCCCATGGGCCCGTCGGGCATGTCCGGGGGCAACCCGGGGCTCAGCTCGGGGCAGTTCCCcggccagcagcagcagttccCGGGCAAGGGCAACAGCAACCAGCAGTACATGCAGCCCAACATGTACGGCCGGCCCAACTACCCCGGCGGAGGGGGCTACGGGGGCAG TTACCCCGGCGGTCCTAATGCTCCCGGTGGCATGGGGATGCCCCCCCACTCGCGACCGCCCTCCGATTTCACCCAGccggccgccgctgctgctgctgccgccgtcgCTGCGGCTGCTGCTACGGCAACAGCCACTGCCACGGCAACCGTCGCCGCCCTCCAGGAGACCCAGAACAAGGACATGAACCAATACGGACCG ATGTCTTCCTCTTTTCAGATGGCACCCAACCAGGGCTACGGGGGCCAGTTCATGAACCAGCAGGGCCCCCCTCgaggccccccctccatgggacCCGGCGGCATGAACCCAGGCGGCCCCATGGGGGGTGGCGGGGGCATGGGTGGACCCGGCATGGGAGGCCCGCCTATGGGCATGAACCAGCCACGACCCCAGGGCATGGGGCCCTTCGGGGGCCACGGCCAACGGATGCCCCAGCAAGGGTACCCGGGGCCCAGACCACAGGGGATGCCAATGCAGGGCATGAAGAGGCAATACCCAGGAGAG GGCAACTATGGGGGCCAGCAGTACGGACCAAACAGCCAGTTCCCTCCTGGCCAGCAGGGGCAGTACCCCAACCCCAACGCCTCACGGCCCCTGCCCTCGCCCAACTACCCTGGCCAGAGGATGCCAGGGCAGCAGAACTCCGGCCCATACCCCCCACCCGGAGCCCCCATGGGCCAGTACTTTAAG GCTCCTCGGCCAGTAGGCAACTATCCCCATTCGCCAGTGCCAGGCAACCCCACGCCCCCCATGACCCCAGGAAGCAGTATGCCGCCATACTTGTCCCCCGGACAGGACGTGAAGCCGATCTTCCCGCCAGACATCAAACCAAATATGAGCGCACTGCCTCCCCCTCCAG CGAACCCCCATGAGGAGCTGCGCCTGACGTTCCCGGTGCGCGACGGTGTCGTCCTGGAGCCCTTCAGGCTGGAGCATAATCTGGCGGTCAGCAACCACGTCTTCCACCTCAGGCCCTCCGTACACCAGACACTCATGTGGAG GTCAGACCTGGAGCTGCAGTTCAAGTGCTACCACCACGAGGACCGTCAGATGAACACCAACTGGCCGGCGTCGGTCCAGGTGAGCGTGAACGCCACGCCCCTGACCATCGAGCGCGGCGACAACAAGACCTCCCACAAGCCCCTGCACCTGAAGCAGGTGTGCCAGCCGGGACGCAACACCATCCAAATCACCGTCACCGCCTGCTGCTGC tcgcACTTGTTTGTGCTCCAGCTGGTCCATCGGCCGTCTGTGCGGTCTGTGCTCCAGGGCCTTCTCAAGAAGAGGCTACTCCCCGCCGAGCACTGTATCACCAAAG TGAAGAGGAACTTCAGCAGCGTGGCGGCCTCCTCCGGGAACACCACCATGAACGGGGAGGACGGCGTGGAGCAGACAGCCATCAAAGTCTCGCTCAAATGCCCAATCACCTTCAGGCGCATCCAGCTTCCCGCACGGGGGCACGACTGCAAACACGTACAG TGCTTCGATTTGGAGTCGTACTTGCAGCTAAATTGTGAACGAGGCACGTGGCGATGTCCAGTATGCAA TAAAACTGCATTATTAGAAGGCCTGGAGGTCGACCAGTACATGTGGGGAATCCTGAATGCCATACAAAA CTCGGAATTTGAGGAGGTGACGATCGACCCGACGTGTAGCTGGCGACCGGTGGCCATCAAGTCGGAAATGCACATCAAGGAGGACCCCGACGGGCCCCTGGCCAAGCGCTTCAAGACCATGAGCCCCAGCCAGATGGTCATGCCCAACGTCATGGACATGATCGCACAGTTAGGGCCCGGGCCCTCGCCATACCCCAACATGTCctcccagcaacagcagcaacaacaagggGGTGAATATGGCAATCAAG gtaacAATTTCCAGGGACACGGCGGCAGCTTTGACTTCCCGCACGGTAATGCTGGCTCGTCGGTGAGTGACTTTATGCACGGCCCGCCACAGCTCTCGCACCCGCCTGACATGGCCAGCTCTCTCATGGGCCCCGACAAACCCCTCAGCCACAGCATGCAAGACACA GTACCTCACTCCATCAGCACTGACTCCCCCCACAACCccatgcagcaacagcagcagcaccaccagcagcagcagcagggtctgCACGGCCCCTCCCACCCGGGCACCCCATCAGGACAGCCACTCCACCACGGTGGCGGTGGCCCAGGGGGCCCAGGAGTCCCCGGGGGTCCCCAGCCTGGGGGTCCCCAACCTGGccgccagcagcagcatcatcagcagcagcaacacccaCCTCCTCAAGGCCAACCTCATCCGCATccgcatccacatccacatccacatccacatccccaacagcagcacacaccccaacagcagcagcagacccagCAGCACCAAcagtcccagcagcagcagcaacagcaacagcagcagcagcagcagcagcagcagcagctatccCAGCAAGGCCCCAACAGCCACCCATCGTCACATCCAGATCTGGGCTTCAACCCCTCGGCTGGGCTAGATGGGCAGGTGCCGCCCGACATGCCTGAACCTTCCCTGGAT CTTCTTCCTGACCTGGCCAACCCAGACGACCTCTTGTCTTACCTTGACCCTCCCGACCTGCCTAGCAATAACAACGACGACCTTCTCTCCTTATTTGAAAATAACTGA
- the LOC134467808 gene encoding zinc finger MIZ domain-containing protein 1-like isoform X1 — MNPIPSMDRHIQQTNDRLVCIKQHLQNPANFHTAATELLDWCGDPRAFQRPFEQSLMGCLTVVSRVAAQPGFDLDLGYRLLAVCAANRDKFTPKSAALLSSWCEELGRLLLLRHQKSRQGEQQGKVPMQPPMGSMKPGLSHGDGSFPYDSVAWQQNTNQPGSLSVVTTVWGVTNTSQSQVLGNPMASGQNPMNPGGNPMGPSGMSGGNPGLSSGQFPGQQQQFPGKGNSNQQYMQPNMYGRPNYPGGGGYGGSYPGGPNAPGGMGMPPHSRPPSDFTQPAAAAAAAAVAAAAATATATATATVAALQETQNKDMNQYGPMSSSFQMAPNQGYGGQFMNQQGPPRGPPSMGPGGMNPGGPMGGGGGMGGPGMGGPPMGMNQPRPQGMGPFGGHGQRMPQQGYPGPRPQGMPMQGMKRQYPGEGNYGGQQYGPNSQFPPGQQGQYPNPNASRPLPSPNYPGQRMPGQQNSGPYPPPGAPMGQYFKQEPFNGQSNNFSGSGFQYSQGNMNGAPRPVGNYPHSPVPGNPTPPMTPGSSMPPYLSPGQDVKPIFPPDIKPNMSALPPPPANPHEELRLTFPVRDGVVLEPFRLEHNLAVSNHVFHLRPSVHQTLMWRSDLELQFKCYHHEDRQMNTNWPASVQVSVNATPLTIERGDNKTSHKPLHLKQVCQPGRNTIQITVTACCCSHLFVLQLVHRPSVRSVLQGLLKKRLLPAEHCITKVKRNFSSVAASSGNTTMNGEDGVEQTAIKVSLKCPITFRRIQLPARGHDCKHVQCFDLESYLQLNCERGTWRCPVCNKTALLEGLEVDQYMWGILNAIQNSEFEEVTIDPTCSWRPVAIKSEMHIKEDPDGPLAKRFKTMSPSQMVMPNVMDMIAQLGPGPSPYPNMSSQQQQQQQGGEYGNQGNNFQGHGGSFDFPHGNAGSSVSDFMHGPPQLSHPPDMASSLMGPDKPLSHSMQDTVPHSISTDSPHNPMQQQQQHHQQQQQGLHGPSHPGTPSGQPLHHGGGGPGGPGVPGGPQPGGPQPGRQQQHHQQQQHPPPQGQPHPHPHPHPHPHPHPQQQHTPQQQQQTQQHQQSQQQQQQQQQQQQQQQQQLSQQGPNSHPSSHPDLGFNPSAGLDGQVPPDMPEPSLDLLPDLANPDDLLSYLDPPDLPSNNNDDLLSLFENN; from the exons cacTGCTGTCGTCCTGGTGTGAGGAGCTGGGTAGGCTGCTGCTCCTCCGGCATCAGAAGTCTCGGCAGGGGGAACAGCAGGGGAAGGTGCCCATGCAGCCGCCCATGGGCTCCATGAAGCCCGGACTCTCACACGG TGACGGGTCATTTCCGTACGACTCGGTTGCCTGGCAACAGAACACCAATCAGCCGGGATCCCTCTCTGTGGTCACCACCGTCTGGGGCGTCACCAACACGTCACAGAGCCAG GTTTTGGGGAACCCTATGGCGAGTGGGCAGAACCCCATGAACCCTGGCGGTAACCCCATGGGCCCGTCGGGCATGTCCGGGGGCAACCCGGGGCTCAGCTCGGGGCAGTTCCCcggccagcagcagcagttccCGGGCAAGGGCAACAGCAACCAGCAGTACATGCAGCCCAACATGTACGGCCGGCCCAACTACCCCGGCGGAGGGGGCTACGGGGGCAG TTACCCCGGCGGTCCTAATGCTCCCGGTGGCATGGGGATGCCCCCCCACTCGCGACCGCCCTCCGATTTCACCCAGccggccgccgctgctgctgctgccgccgtcgCTGCGGCTGCTGCTACGGCAACAGCCACTGCCACGGCAACCGTCGCCGCCCTCCAGGAGACCCAGAACAAGGACATGAACCAATACGGACCG ATGTCTTCCTCTTTTCAGATGGCACCCAACCAGGGCTACGGGGGCCAGTTCATGAACCAGCAGGGCCCCCCTCgaggccccccctccatgggacCCGGCGGCATGAACCCAGGCGGCCCCATGGGGGGTGGCGGGGGCATGGGTGGACCCGGCATGGGAGGCCCGCCTATGGGCATGAACCAGCCACGACCCCAGGGCATGGGGCCCTTCGGGGGCCACGGCCAACGGATGCCCCAGCAAGGGTACCCGGGGCCCAGACCACAGGGGATGCCAATGCAGGGCATGAAGAGGCAATACCCAGGAGAG GGCAACTATGGGGGCCAGCAGTACGGACCAAACAGCCAGTTCCCTCCTGGCCAGCAGGGGCAGTACCCCAACCCCAACGCCTCACGGCCCCTGCCCTCGCCCAACTACCCTGGCCAGAGGATGCCAGGGCAGCAGAACTCCGGCCCATACCCCCCACCCGGAGCCCCCATGGGCCAGTACTTTAAG cAAGAGCCATTTAATGGGCAGAGTAATAACTTTTCTGGGAGTGGATTCCAGTATAGCCAAGGGAATATGAACGGG GCTCCTCGGCCAGTAGGCAACTATCCCCATTCGCCAGTGCCAGGCAACCCCACGCCCCCCATGACCCCAGGAAGCAGTATGCCGCCATACTTGTCCCCCGGACAGGACGTGAAGCCGATCTTCCCGCCAGACATCAAACCAAATATGAGCGCACTGCCTCCCCCTCCAG CGAACCCCCATGAGGAGCTGCGCCTGACGTTCCCGGTGCGCGACGGTGTCGTCCTGGAGCCCTTCAGGCTGGAGCATAATCTGGCGGTCAGCAACCACGTCTTCCACCTCAGGCCCTCCGTACACCAGACACTCATGTGGAG GTCAGACCTGGAGCTGCAGTTCAAGTGCTACCACCACGAGGACCGTCAGATGAACACCAACTGGCCGGCGTCGGTCCAGGTGAGCGTGAACGCCACGCCCCTGACCATCGAGCGCGGCGACAACAAGACCTCCCACAAGCCCCTGCACCTGAAGCAGGTGTGCCAGCCGGGACGCAACACCATCCAAATCACCGTCACCGCCTGCTGCTGC tcgcACTTGTTTGTGCTCCAGCTGGTCCATCGGCCGTCTGTGCGGTCTGTGCTCCAGGGCCTTCTCAAGAAGAGGCTACTCCCCGCCGAGCACTGTATCACCAAAG TGAAGAGGAACTTCAGCAGCGTGGCGGCCTCCTCCGGGAACACCACCATGAACGGGGAGGACGGCGTGGAGCAGACAGCCATCAAAGTCTCGCTCAAATGCCCAATCACCTTCAGGCGCATCCAGCTTCCCGCACGGGGGCACGACTGCAAACACGTACAG TGCTTCGATTTGGAGTCGTACTTGCAGCTAAATTGTGAACGAGGCACGTGGCGATGTCCAGTATGCAA TAAAACTGCATTATTAGAAGGCCTGGAGGTCGACCAGTACATGTGGGGAATCCTGAATGCCATACAAAA CTCGGAATTTGAGGAGGTGACGATCGACCCGACGTGTAGCTGGCGACCGGTGGCCATCAAGTCGGAAATGCACATCAAGGAGGACCCCGACGGGCCCCTGGCCAAGCGCTTCAAGACCATGAGCCCCAGCCAGATGGTCATGCCCAACGTCATGGACATGATCGCACAGTTAGGGCCCGGGCCCTCGCCATACCCCAACATGTCctcccagcaacagcagcaacaacaagggGGTGAATATGGCAATCAAG gtaacAATTTCCAGGGACACGGCGGCAGCTTTGACTTCCCGCACGGTAATGCTGGCTCGTCGGTGAGTGACTTTATGCACGGCCCGCCACAGCTCTCGCACCCGCCTGACATGGCCAGCTCTCTCATGGGCCCCGACAAACCCCTCAGCCACAGCATGCAAGACACA GTACCTCACTCCATCAGCACTGACTCCCCCCACAACCccatgcagcaacagcagcagcaccaccagcagcagcagcagggtctgCACGGCCCCTCCCACCCGGGCACCCCATCAGGACAGCCACTCCACCACGGTGGCGGTGGCCCAGGGGGCCCAGGAGTCCCCGGGGGTCCCCAGCCTGGGGGTCCCCAACCTGGccgccagcagcagcatcatcagcagcagcaacacccaCCTCCTCAAGGCCAACCTCATCCGCATccgcatccacatccacatccacatccacatccccaacagcagcacacaccccaacagcagcagcagacccagCAGCACCAAcagtcccagcagcagcagcaacagcaacagcagcagcagcagcagcagcagcagcagctatccCAGCAAGGCCCCAACAGCCACCCATCGTCACATCCAGATCTGGGCTTCAACCCCTCGGCTGGGCTAGATGGGCAGGTGCCGCCCGACATGCCTGAACCTTCCCTGGAT CTTCTTCCTGACCTGGCCAACCCAGACGACCTCTTGTCTTACCTTGACCCTCCCGACCTGCCTAGCAATAACAACGACGACCTTCTCTCCTTATTTGAAAATAACTGA
- the LOC134467808 gene encoding zinc finger MIZ domain-containing protein 1-like isoform X3, which translates to MNPIPSMDRHIQQTNDRLVCIKQHLQNPANFHTAATELLDWCGDPRAFQRPFEQSLMGCLTVVSRVAAQPGFDLDLGYRLLAVCAANRDKFTPKSAALLSSWCEELGRLLLLRHQKSRQGEQQGKVPMQPPMGSMKPGLSHGDGSFPYDSVAWQQNTNQPGSLSVVTTVWGVTNTSQSQVLGNPMASGQNPMNPGGNPMGPSGMSGGNPGLSSGQFPGQQQQFPGKGNSNQQYMQPNMYGRPNYPGGGGYGGSYPGGPNAPGGMGMPPHSRPPSDFTQPAAAAAAAAVAAAAATATATATATVAALQETQNKDMNQYGPMSSSFQMAPNQGYGGQFMNQQGPPRGPPSMGPGGMNPGGPMGGGGGMGGPGMGGPPMGMNQPRPQGMGPFGGHGQRMPQQGYPGPRPQGMPMQGMKRQYPGEGNYGGQQYGPNSQFPPGQQGQYPNPNASRPLPSPNYPGQRMPGQQNSGPYPPPGAPMGQYFKQEPFNGQSNNFSGSGFQYSQGNMNGAPRPVGNYPHSPVPGNPTPPMTPGSSMPPYLSPGQDVKPIFPPDIKPNMSALPPPPANPHEELRLTFPVRDGVVLEPFRLEHNLAVSNHVFHLRPSVHQTLMWRSDLELQFKCYHHEDRQMNTNWPASVQVSVNATPLTIERGDNKTSHKPLHLKQVCQPGRNTIQITVTACCCSHLFVLQLVHRPSVRSVLQGLLKKRLLPAEHCITKVKRNFSSVAASSGNTTMNGEDGVEQTAIKVSLKCPITFRRIQLPARGHDCKHVQCFDLESYLQLNCERGTWRCPVCNKTALLEGLEVDQYMWGILNAIQNSEFEEVTIDPTCSWRPVAIKSEMHIKEDPDGPLAKRFKTMSPSQMVMPNVMDMIAQLGPGPSPYPNMSSQQQQQQQGGEYGNQGNNFQGHGGSFDFPHGNAGSSVPHSISTDSPHNPMQQQQQHHQQQQQGLHGPSHPGTPSGQPLHHGGGGPGGPGVPGGPQPGGPQPGRQQQHHQQQQHPPPQGQPHPHPHPHPHPHPHPQQQHTPQQQQQTQQHQQSQQQQQQQQQQQQQQQQQLSQQGPNSHPSSHPDLGFNPSAGLDGQVPPDMPEPSLDLLPDLANPDDLLSYLDPPDLPSNNNDDLLSLFENN; encoded by the exons cacTGCTGTCGTCCTGGTGTGAGGAGCTGGGTAGGCTGCTGCTCCTCCGGCATCAGAAGTCTCGGCAGGGGGAACAGCAGGGGAAGGTGCCCATGCAGCCGCCCATGGGCTCCATGAAGCCCGGACTCTCACACGG TGACGGGTCATTTCCGTACGACTCGGTTGCCTGGCAACAGAACACCAATCAGCCGGGATCCCTCTCTGTGGTCACCACCGTCTGGGGCGTCACCAACACGTCACAGAGCCAG GTTTTGGGGAACCCTATGGCGAGTGGGCAGAACCCCATGAACCCTGGCGGTAACCCCATGGGCCCGTCGGGCATGTCCGGGGGCAACCCGGGGCTCAGCTCGGGGCAGTTCCCcggccagcagcagcagttccCGGGCAAGGGCAACAGCAACCAGCAGTACATGCAGCCCAACATGTACGGCCGGCCCAACTACCCCGGCGGAGGGGGCTACGGGGGCAG TTACCCCGGCGGTCCTAATGCTCCCGGTGGCATGGGGATGCCCCCCCACTCGCGACCGCCCTCCGATTTCACCCAGccggccgccgctgctgctgctgccgccgtcgCTGCGGCTGCTGCTACGGCAACAGCCACTGCCACGGCAACCGTCGCCGCCCTCCAGGAGACCCAGAACAAGGACATGAACCAATACGGACCG ATGTCTTCCTCTTTTCAGATGGCACCCAACCAGGGCTACGGGGGCCAGTTCATGAACCAGCAGGGCCCCCCTCgaggccccccctccatgggacCCGGCGGCATGAACCCAGGCGGCCCCATGGGGGGTGGCGGGGGCATGGGTGGACCCGGCATGGGAGGCCCGCCTATGGGCATGAACCAGCCACGACCCCAGGGCATGGGGCCCTTCGGGGGCCACGGCCAACGGATGCCCCAGCAAGGGTACCCGGGGCCCAGACCACAGGGGATGCCAATGCAGGGCATGAAGAGGCAATACCCAGGAGAG GGCAACTATGGGGGCCAGCAGTACGGACCAAACAGCCAGTTCCCTCCTGGCCAGCAGGGGCAGTACCCCAACCCCAACGCCTCACGGCCCCTGCCCTCGCCCAACTACCCTGGCCAGAGGATGCCAGGGCAGCAGAACTCCGGCCCATACCCCCCACCCGGAGCCCCCATGGGCCAGTACTTTAAG cAAGAGCCATTTAATGGGCAGAGTAATAACTTTTCTGGGAGTGGATTCCAGTATAGCCAAGGGAATATGAACGGG GCTCCTCGGCCAGTAGGCAACTATCCCCATTCGCCAGTGCCAGGCAACCCCACGCCCCCCATGACCCCAGGAAGCAGTATGCCGCCATACTTGTCCCCCGGACAGGACGTGAAGCCGATCTTCCCGCCAGACATCAAACCAAATATGAGCGCACTGCCTCCCCCTCCAG CGAACCCCCATGAGGAGCTGCGCCTGACGTTCCCGGTGCGCGACGGTGTCGTCCTGGAGCCCTTCAGGCTGGAGCATAATCTGGCGGTCAGCAACCACGTCTTCCACCTCAGGCCCTCCGTACACCAGACACTCATGTGGAG GTCAGACCTGGAGCTGCAGTTCAAGTGCTACCACCACGAGGACCGTCAGATGAACACCAACTGGCCGGCGTCGGTCCAGGTGAGCGTGAACGCCACGCCCCTGACCATCGAGCGCGGCGACAACAAGACCTCCCACAAGCCCCTGCACCTGAAGCAGGTGTGCCAGCCGGGACGCAACACCATCCAAATCACCGTCACCGCCTGCTGCTGC tcgcACTTGTTTGTGCTCCAGCTGGTCCATCGGCCGTCTGTGCGGTCTGTGCTCCAGGGCCTTCTCAAGAAGAGGCTACTCCCCGCCGAGCACTGTATCACCAAAG TGAAGAGGAACTTCAGCAGCGTGGCGGCCTCCTCCGGGAACACCACCATGAACGGGGAGGACGGCGTGGAGCAGACAGCCATCAAAGTCTCGCTCAAATGCCCAATCACCTTCAGGCGCATCCAGCTTCCCGCACGGGGGCACGACTGCAAACACGTACAG TGCTTCGATTTGGAGTCGTACTTGCAGCTAAATTGTGAACGAGGCACGTGGCGATGTCCAGTATGCAA TAAAACTGCATTATTAGAAGGCCTGGAGGTCGACCAGTACATGTGGGGAATCCTGAATGCCATACAAAA CTCGGAATTTGAGGAGGTGACGATCGACCCGACGTGTAGCTGGCGACCGGTGGCCATCAAGTCGGAAATGCACATCAAGGAGGACCCCGACGGGCCCCTGGCCAAGCGCTTCAAGACCATGAGCCCCAGCCAGATGGTCATGCCCAACGTCATGGACATGATCGCACAGTTAGGGCCCGGGCCCTCGCCATACCCCAACATGTCctcccagcaacagcagcaacaacaagggGGTGAATATGGCAATCAAG gtaacAATTTCCAGGGACACGGCGGCAGCTTTGACTTCCCGCACGGTAATGCTGGCTCGTCG GTACCTCACTCCATCAGCACTGACTCCCCCCACAACCccatgcagcaacagcagcagcaccaccagcagcagcagcagggtctgCACGGCCCCTCCCACCCGGGCACCCCATCAGGACAGCCACTCCACCACGGTGGCGGTGGCCCAGGGGGCCCAGGAGTCCCCGGGGGTCCCCAGCCTGGGGGTCCCCAACCTGGccgccagcagcagcatcatcagcagcagcaacacccaCCTCCTCAAGGCCAACCTCATCCGCATccgcatccacatccacatccacatccacatccccaacagcagcacacaccccaacagcagcagcagacccagCAGCACCAAcagtcccagcagcagcagcaacagcaacagcagcagcagcagcagcagcagcagcagctatccCAGCAAGGCCCCAACAGCCACCCATCGTCACATCCAGATCTGGGCTTCAACCCCTCGGCTGGGCTAGATGGGCAGGTGCCGCCCGACATGCCTGAACCTTCCCTGGAT CTTCTTCCTGACCTGGCCAACCCAGACGACCTCTTGTCTTACCTTGACCCTCCCGACCTGCCTAGCAATAACAACGACGACCTTCTCTCCTTATTTGAAAATAACTGA